The Puntigrus tetrazona isolate hp1 chromosome 23, ASM1883169v1, whole genome shotgun sequence genome has a segment encoding these proteins:
- the top1b gene encoding DNA topoisomerase 1 isoform X2, with amino-acid sequence MRSSVAVRLCSTTVTAFKTPATLSFVQADTFLVNRVLRLQSLDMSADHAHRQHQMQPGSEDYNSHKHKDKLKDREHNHKEHKRDKERENSKNSEHRSSSEKKHREKEKERHKHKEKQKEEKFHSSDGKYRDKENGFVSSLSIKVEEDNGYHHPIKHEKPLKRLRDEDEYEHKPKKVKVENEKKVKKRKQEDSDYEEREEKKPKKKTKELKKDSAGGKKKAKTEPEEKWKWWEEEKYTDGSKWRFLEHKGPVFPPPYEPLPDHIRICYDGKPMKLSPGAEEVATFYAKMLDHEYTTKDIFRKNFFKDWRKEMTSEEKSKITELKKCDFTEMHEYFKAQSEARKQMSKEEKQKIKEENERILQEYGYCVMDNHRERIGNFRIEPPGLFRGRGDHPKMGKLKRRIRPEDIIINCSKDSVHPKAPPGARWKEVRHDNKVTWLVSWTENIQGSIKYIMLNPSSRIKGEKDWQKYETARRLKKSVGHIRAQYREDWRSKEMRIRQRAVALYFIDKLALRAGNEKDEGETADTVGCCSLRVEHIRLHPQMDGQDFVVELDFPGKDSIRYYNKVPVEKRVFKNLQLFLDNKQGKDDLFDRLNTSILNKHLQELMDGLTAKVFRTYNASITLQQQLKELTSPEDNIPEKILSYNRANRAVAVLCNHQRAPPKTFEKSMHNLQTKIDEKKKQLSAAKKELKAAKADAKTLRDEKSKKAVETKKKAVQRISEQLMKLEVQATDREENKQIALGTSKLNYLDPRISVAWCKKWGVPIEKIYNKTQREKFAWAIDMTEEDFEF; translated from the exons ATGCGCAGTAGCGTCGCAGTCAGACTTTGCTCGACGACCGTCACAGCGTTTAAAACGCCGGCAACTTTATCGTTCGTACAAGCCGATACCTTCCTCGTTAATCGCGTTCTTCGTCTTCAGAGTCTCGACATGAGCGCAGATCACGCACACAGACAGCACCAG ATGCAGCCTGGGTCCGAGGACTACa aTTCGCACAAACACAAGGACAAACTTAAAGACCGAGAACACAACCACAAAGAACACAAGAGAGACAAGGAGCGAGAAAACTCGAAGAACAG TGAACACAGAAGCTCTTCTGAGAAGAAGCAtcgagagaaagaaaaagagcgaCATAAGcacaaagaaaagcaaaaagaagaaaag TTTCATAGTTCTGATGGGAAATATCGAGATAAAGAGAACGGCTTCGTGAG CTCTCTGTCAATTAAAGTGGAAGAGGACAACGGATATCATCACCCCATCAAACACGAGAAACCTCTCAAGAGATTGCGGGATGAAGACGA GTATGAACACAAACCTAAAAAGGTAAAAGTGGAGAATGAGAAGAAAGTGAAAAAACGCAAACAGGAGGACAGCGATTACGAGGAGAGGGAG gaaaagaaaccaaagaaGAAGACCAAAGAGCTAAAGAAGGACTCTGCTGGAGGGAAGAAGAAAGCCAAAACCGAGCCAGAGGAGAAGTGGAAATG GTGGGAAGAGGAGAAATACACAGATGGCTCCAAATGGAGGTTTCTGGAGCATAAAGGGCCCGTTTTTCCCCCTCCGTATGAACCCCTGCCAGACCATATCAGGATTTGTTATGATG GAAAGCCCATGAAACTGAGTCCTGGTGCAGAGGAAGTGGCCACgttttatgcaaaaatgctCGACCATGAGTACACAACTAAAGACATATTCAGAAAGAACTTCTTCAAAGATTGGAGGAAG GAAATGACGTCGGAGGAGAAGTCAAAGATCACGGAGCTGAAGAAATGCGACTTCACTGAGATGCACGAGTACTTTAAAGCACAATCCGAGGCCAGAAAACAGATGTCAAAAGAGGAGAAACAG AAAATCAAAGAAGAGAACGAGCGCATTCTGCAGGAGTATGGATACTGTGTCATGGACAATCACAGGGAGCGGATCGGGAACTTCCGGATCGAGCCGCCGGGTCTGTTTCGTGGTCGTGGAGATCATCCTAAGATGGGCAAGCTAAAGCGGCGCATCCGCCCCGAGGACATCATCATCAACTGCAGCAA AGATTCGGTTCACCCTAAAGCGCCTCCGGGCGCCAGGTGGAAGGAGGTTCGTCATGATAATAAAGTCACGTGGCTGGTGTCGTGGACGGAGAACATTCAGGGCTCCATCAAATACATCATGCTCAACCCCAGCTCCAGAATCAAG GGGGAGAAGGACTGGCAGAAGTACGAGACGGCGCGGCGGCTGAAGAAGAGCGTGGGCCACATCCGAGCGCAGTACCGTGAGGACTGGAGGAGTAAAGAGATGCGGATCAGGCAGAGAGCCGTCGCCCTCTACTTCATTGACAAG cTGGCTCTGAGGGCCGGTAATGAGAAGGACGAGGGGGAGACGGCAGACACGGTGGGCTGCTGCTCTCTGCGCGTGGAGCACATCAGACTGCACCCTCAGATGGACGGACAGGACTTCGTGGTGGAGCTGGACTTCCCGGGAAAAGACTCCATCCGTTACTACAACAAAGTCCCCGTGGAGAAAAGA gtATTTAAAAACCTTCAGTTGTTCCTTGATAACAAGCAGGGAAAAGATGATCTGTTTGACCGACTCAAT ACATCGATTCTAAATAAACACCTCCAGGAGTTGATGGATGGCTTGACGGCGAAAGTGTTTCGCACTTACAACGCATCCATTACCCTCCAGCAGCAGCTCAAAGAGCTGACCAGCC CTGAAGATAACATCCCCGAGAAGATCCTCTCGTATAACAGGGCGAACCGAGCTGTGGCTGTTCTCTGCAACCACCAGAGGGCGCCGCCAAAAACCTTTGAGAAATCCATGCACAATTTACAGACCAAG ATAGATGAGAAGAAGAAACAGCTCTCTGCTGCCAAGAAGGAGCTTAAAGCGGCCAAAGCTGACGCCAAGACGCTCCGCGATgagaaaagtaaaaa GGCGGTGGAGACGAAGAAGAAGGCAGTGCAGAGGATATCCGAGCAGCTGATGAAGCTGGAGGTCCAGGCCACAGATCGTGAGGAGAATAAGCAGATTGCATTAGGAACATCTAAACTCAACTACCTGGACCCACGAATCTCAGTGGCTTG GTGCAAAAAATGGGGAGTTCCCATTGAGAAGATCTACAACAAAACGCAGCGGGAAAAGTTTGCCTGGGCTATCGACATGACAGAGGAGGACTTCGAGTTTtaa
- the top1b gene encoding DNA topoisomerase 1 isoform X1 produces the protein MRSSVAVRLCSTTVTAFKTPATLSFVQADTFLVNRVLRLQSLDMSADHAHRQHQMQPGSEDYNSHKHKDKLKDREHNHKEHKRDKERENSKNSEHRSSSEKKHREKEKERHKHKEKQKEEKFHSSDGKYRDKENGFVSSLSIKVEEDNGYHHPIKHEKPLKRLRDEDDRYEHKPKKVKVENEKKVKKRKQEDSDYEEREEKKPKKKTKELKKDSAGGKKKAKTEPEEKWKWWEEEKYTDGSKWRFLEHKGPVFPPPYEPLPDHIRICYDGKPMKLSPGAEEVATFYAKMLDHEYTTKDIFRKNFFKDWRKEMTSEEKSKITELKKCDFTEMHEYFKAQSEARKQMSKEEKQKIKEENERILQEYGYCVMDNHRERIGNFRIEPPGLFRGRGDHPKMGKLKRRIRPEDIIINCSKDSVHPKAPPGARWKEVRHDNKVTWLVSWTENIQGSIKYIMLNPSSRIKGEKDWQKYETARRLKKSVGHIRAQYREDWRSKEMRIRQRAVALYFIDKLALRAGNEKDEGETADTVGCCSLRVEHIRLHPQMDGQDFVVELDFPGKDSIRYYNKVPVEKRVFKNLQLFLDNKQGKDDLFDRLNTSILNKHLQELMDGLTAKVFRTYNASITLQQQLKELTSPEDNIPEKILSYNRANRAVAVLCNHQRAPPKTFEKSMHNLQTKIDEKKKQLSAAKKELKAAKADAKTLRDEKSKKAVETKKKAVQRISEQLMKLEVQATDREENKQIALGTSKLNYLDPRISVAWCKKWGVPIEKIYNKTQREKFAWAIDMTEEDFEF, from the exons ATGCGCAGTAGCGTCGCAGTCAGACTTTGCTCGACGACCGTCACAGCGTTTAAAACGCCGGCAACTTTATCGTTCGTACAAGCCGATACCTTCCTCGTTAATCGCGTTCTTCGTCTTCAGAGTCTCGACATGAGCGCAGATCACGCACACAGACAGCACCAG ATGCAGCCTGGGTCCGAGGACTACa aTTCGCACAAACACAAGGACAAACTTAAAGACCGAGAACACAACCACAAAGAACACAAGAGAGACAAGGAGCGAGAAAACTCGAAGAACAG TGAACACAGAAGCTCTTCTGAGAAGAAGCAtcgagagaaagaaaaagagcgaCATAAGcacaaagaaaagcaaaaagaagaaaag TTTCATAGTTCTGATGGGAAATATCGAGATAAAGAGAACGGCTTCGTGAG CTCTCTGTCAATTAAAGTGGAAGAGGACAACGGATATCATCACCCCATCAAACACGAGAAACCTCTCAAGAGATTGCGGGATGAAGACGA CAGGTATGAACACAAACCTAAAAAGGTAAAAGTGGAGAATGAGAAGAAAGTGAAAAAACGCAAACAGGAGGACAGCGATTACGAGGAGAGGGAG gaaaagaaaccaaagaaGAAGACCAAAGAGCTAAAGAAGGACTCTGCTGGAGGGAAGAAGAAAGCCAAAACCGAGCCAGAGGAGAAGTGGAAATG GTGGGAAGAGGAGAAATACACAGATGGCTCCAAATGGAGGTTTCTGGAGCATAAAGGGCCCGTTTTTCCCCCTCCGTATGAACCCCTGCCAGACCATATCAGGATTTGTTATGATG GAAAGCCCATGAAACTGAGTCCTGGTGCAGAGGAAGTGGCCACgttttatgcaaaaatgctCGACCATGAGTACACAACTAAAGACATATTCAGAAAGAACTTCTTCAAAGATTGGAGGAAG GAAATGACGTCGGAGGAGAAGTCAAAGATCACGGAGCTGAAGAAATGCGACTTCACTGAGATGCACGAGTACTTTAAAGCACAATCCGAGGCCAGAAAACAGATGTCAAAAGAGGAGAAACAG AAAATCAAAGAAGAGAACGAGCGCATTCTGCAGGAGTATGGATACTGTGTCATGGACAATCACAGGGAGCGGATCGGGAACTTCCGGATCGAGCCGCCGGGTCTGTTTCGTGGTCGTGGAGATCATCCTAAGATGGGCAAGCTAAAGCGGCGCATCCGCCCCGAGGACATCATCATCAACTGCAGCAA AGATTCGGTTCACCCTAAAGCGCCTCCGGGCGCCAGGTGGAAGGAGGTTCGTCATGATAATAAAGTCACGTGGCTGGTGTCGTGGACGGAGAACATTCAGGGCTCCATCAAATACATCATGCTCAACCCCAGCTCCAGAATCAAG GGGGAGAAGGACTGGCAGAAGTACGAGACGGCGCGGCGGCTGAAGAAGAGCGTGGGCCACATCCGAGCGCAGTACCGTGAGGACTGGAGGAGTAAAGAGATGCGGATCAGGCAGAGAGCCGTCGCCCTCTACTTCATTGACAAG cTGGCTCTGAGGGCCGGTAATGAGAAGGACGAGGGGGAGACGGCAGACACGGTGGGCTGCTGCTCTCTGCGCGTGGAGCACATCAGACTGCACCCTCAGATGGACGGACAGGACTTCGTGGTGGAGCTGGACTTCCCGGGAAAAGACTCCATCCGTTACTACAACAAAGTCCCCGTGGAGAAAAGA gtATTTAAAAACCTTCAGTTGTTCCTTGATAACAAGCAGGGAAAAGATGATCTGTTTGACCGACTCAAT ACATCGATTCTAAATAAACACCTCCAGGAGTTGATGGATGGCTTGACGGCGAAAGTGTTTCGCACTTACAACGCATCCATTACCCTCCAGCAGCAGCTCAAAGAGCTGACCAGCC CTGAAGATAACATCCCCGAGAAGATCCTCTCGTATAACAGGGCGAACCGAGCTGTGGCTGTTCTCTGCAACCACCAGAGGGCGCCGCCAAAAACCTTTGAGAAATCCATGCACAATTTACAGACCAAG ATAGATGAGAAGAAGAAACAGCTCTCTGCTGCCAAGAAGGAGCTTAAAGCGGCCAAAGCTGACGCCAAGACGCTCCGCGATgagaaaagtaaaaa GGCGGTGGAGACGAAGAAGAAGGCAGTGCAGAGGATATCCGAGCAGCTGATGAAGCTGGAGGTCCAGGCCACAGATCGTGAGGAGAATAAGCAGATTGCATTAGGAACATCTAAACTCAACTACCTGGACCCACGAATCTCAGTGGCTTG GTGCAAAAAATGGGGAGTTCCCATTGAGAAGATCTACAACAAAACGCAGCGGGAAAAGTTTGCCTGGGCTATCGACATGACAGAGGAGGACTTCGAGTTTtaa